The Epinephelus lanceolatus isolate andai-2023 chromosome 11, ASM4190304v1, whole genome shotgun sequence genome window below encodes:
- the cfap298 gene encoding cilia- and flagella-associated protein 298 yields MVQLHVKRGDESQFLFNTSVDSPLETVIQQVTAIYNGRLKVERICSEIPELADHGITLPPNMQGLTEEQIEELKLKDEWEDKCVPSGGPVFRKDEIGRRNGHAPNDKMNAVLMKTVEEAKALISKKQVQANICVTMEMVKEALDPLRGAVMIVYPMGLPPHDPIRMEFEDREDLSGTQASLQVMTEDECQLWWAGKEMQRGKKLQDYVGKNEKTKLVVKIQKRGEGAPAREPLITEEQQKQMMMHHYRRQEELKKLEEADDDSHLDSEWSDRQALKKQFQGLTNIKWGPR; encoded by the exons ATGGTGCAGCTGCATGTGAAGCGTGGAGATGAGAGCCAGTTTCTTTTCAACACCAGTGTGGACTCACCGCTGGAGACGGTGATCCAGCAGGTTACAGCCATTTACAACGGGAGACTCAAAGTGGAAAGAATATGTTCAG AGATCCCAGAGCTGGCAGACCATGGCATCACACTGCCACCCAACATGCAGGGGCTGACAGAGGAGCAGATTGAGGAGCTGAAACTGAAGGATGAATGGGAAGACAAGTGTGTGCCCAGTGGAGGGCCAGTATTTAGGAAGGATGAGATTGGAAGGAGGAACGGACACG CTCCAAATGATAAAATGAACGCGGTGTTGATGAAAACAGTGGAGGAGGCAAAGGCACTGATCTCCAAA AAACAAGTTCAAGCTAATATTTGTGTCACCATGGAGATGGTGAAAGAAGCCCTGGATCCTCTAAGAGGTGCGGTGATGATCGTGTACCCCATGGGGCTGCCTCCTCATGACCCTATCAGGATGGAGTTTGAGGACCGGGAAGACCTATCAGGAACACAG GCATCTCTGCAGGTGATGACAGAGGACGAGTGCCAGCTATGGTGGGCTGGGAAAGAGATGCAGCGGGGGAAAAAACTACAGGACTACGTGGGCAAGAATGAAAAGACGAAGCTTGTGGTCAAAATCCAAAAG agaggggagggggcgCCAGCGAGAGAGCCTCTGATTACTGAGGAGCAGCAGAAACAGATGATGATGCATCACTACAGGAGGCAGGAGGAGCTCAAG AAACTGGAGGAGGCAGACGATGATAGCCACCTGGACTCAGAGTGGTCAGACAGACAGGCCcttaaaaaacagtttcaagGCCTCACCAACATCAAATGGGGACCAAGATAA